From the genome of Nicotiana tabacum cultivar K326 chromosome 2, ASM71507v2, whole genome shotgun sequence:
gcccttctttattattaaataatcaaattttatcatttaccttatctttttatataataattctatctcgtaccttattttttctttataacATTGCAAGTTTAATTTTTTTCATATCGTTGGTGCATGACATCGTGAAATAACGGCAAACATTACAATCtatcaaaatattatttacatcaaaatgatacagtacaatacaatgcAATACTATACGATACATTATAAAACAATAcgtaacaacaatccaaacaagaTGTTAGATAACAAAAAAAGTGAGAGGCTTGCCAGAAACTCACAAAGTTCTTGCAATGTAGTGGATCACATGCACCCATTCAAGGGACTATAATGTTAAAGTAATTCTCCATGCCTATTCAGAGTATCAATTACACACAAACAATCATTAAGAGAGTTATCAAGAACACAATGTTGGCACATATACCAGTATCGTTTGGAGAGAGATATAACTGTCAGAGTAGCACAAATCAAGCAGCGCAAAACAACAGGAAACAGGAAGGGAAATGGTATTACAATTTTCCTCTTAGTAAAACAAATTTATGAAAGAATGGAAGATACTTGTAAATGAATGCATTAAAATTAAACTGAGTTGCCGGAAACGAGGGAGAAACAAAAATTAGGACAAAAGTAAGGCAAGGAAGGTAAATGCACAACTATCCATAAAGACGGTGCTTGAATCAACCAAAATCCCCTAGTTTTATCCTCTAAAATGGAACAGACCCTTTCTTTCTGCTGCAATTTATTACTCAGAACTTTCAGCGCTCTCCTCCGCCTCACCACCTGAATTCAAAATTAACTAGTTAGGAGAAAGAACAGATCTTAAAAAGAAATTTTCAGATTCCAAAATTCGAAAAAAGAGAAACTAACCATCATTATCTTCTTGGTCGTCTTCTTCCTCATCCTCCCATTCATTTTCATCGCCATACCGCGCATTCAAGAAATCTACAGCCGATTTAGTTAAAACCAGCTTCTCAGAATCCAATATGTCAAACAGATTCAACGTTCTTGGAGTCAACATTTTCAAAGTCCCAATGTTTCTGCTGGACAGAATCACATTGTCTGAAACCTCGGTCATCAAAAACAAAGATTTCTCTTTAGGGTTCAAACCCCACCTCCTCATCAAATCAATAAATTCCTTAgtctttggcttttcaaacttatCATTAAACTCTTCTACAACGATAGTATTCTCCGAAGCACTTGAAAGCGCCGTAGAAATGGCCagtctcttttcctttttgttgatTTTAACTGACCAGTCCTTGGGCTTCGGCCCAAACACAACCCCACCACCGGGCCGCAAAGGAGTTCGATTTGAACCGCGGCGAGCTCGGCCCGTTTTCTTTTGAGGGTAAGGTTTGATGCCACCGCCCCGGACTTCTGAGCGTGTGAGAGTGGAGGCAGTGCCGCGGCGTTGGTTGCGGAGGTCGGTGGTGAGCCCACGATGGACGACGGCGCGTGCGGTATCTAGAGGGGCAGATTTTAGATTGAGATTGGTGGAGCCCACCTTGGCACCATCGAAGGACAGAATTGGAATAGTGGCGACCTCTGAACGGATGGTGGCAGTGGCAGCGACGGAGTGTTGTTTGGGGGATCTGAAAAGGAGGTGCTTTGAGGATTGGATGTTGGGGTAAGAGAGGAAAATGgaggaagaaaagaaagagaaggaagCAGCCATTGTTTGAGTGAAGGAGCAAAACCTTTGGAAGTGATGAAATGTGCTATCTATAAATTTTGCTGGTTTATCCGTTTCTTTCTTGAATTGGGGTCATTCGGGTTATGGATCCCCTTCGTCTAAAACCGGTTACTTGATTacgaaattttattttcttttatatttttcgatgtaaatatgaaaaaaaagaaaaacaaattcaACTGAGTCCGTTGTAATTTATATCTATTTATAGttttatctatctatctatttatattttatatattaaaaagaaTGAAGTCCTTTAACAAAATATCATTCGTTTTTTACCTTTCGTAAGTGCACTTTAAATTggataaaattattttaaaaaatggaaaaaCAAAACAATTTTTCCGTAAGCTAAAATATAAAAGGAAAGAATAACTAGGAAACTCCTTCTTAAATTAATATCCATAACAAAGAGTgttcaaaatatttttaggaaaaaaatataaaattatcgtaggataaaaaggaagaaaaagaaaagaataactGTAAAACTCCTATAGGTTATATTCGTAACAAAGAGTGCTTCAGTTCATATTGTAGCTTGCTGCGAAATTCAAATTTATTGtagtgtttacccgaaaaatggatagacttgaatttatacgcagttccgaggatatgtggcgtaacttgatacaaaatgtAAGGATAAATAAAATGTAAATGTAGATTGGAGAGAATGCAATCTAGATAAGGTTATCAAGAACAGTGAACCTTAGGATTcgacaaatagaatcaatctaagaaactgGAAGAGCGAttctttactgtagaagaatataATACTTTTATTACAATATAAGTCTTAGAAAAACTTGTcctacagaaatgataaccaagccctttttatagtggagggattcggctcaaagcataataaaataaacattcagtgggagacccatgataagtcagctttTCAATAATTTCTGTCAAGattccctctagtgggattgcaacggcttttgtgtGCGAGCTCGATCTCGCTTAGGATCCTCGATTTTGGttcgagcttgatttcggctcgaacttgtgatcttggttcgagcccgatcttggttcgagccctcgaattgattccaggtcaatgttggttggtcttTGGATTATCAGCACGATAGGTATACCCTGCGTCATGGTtcgattcttgttcgagtttgattatgatatcgatctccacacggaccggcctccccgggttcgaggttagttcgtccccccttcgggatcttacttcgatacatCACCCTTCAAACCATTCCGGACATGCCAAggctgaaatctatttcgactgtatacagatagtcccctcgtttctcagaaagaatatggcgagaaacgatatgattttcaacAACTCGATCGGATTATATCTTGTCGTTTCCACCGGGTTCGACCATGATACATATGGTAGTTGTCCCAtcggtttagtctttcaaggcatttaatgcatgtcaggcggtgatcggccactgctgatactgaaccgccatcgtttgaacctataaataacccttacttttatcttttaccatttttacATCTTCTATCTTCCAAAATTTTCCAAGTTCTTCTTCGTACTCTCCAACTTACCAGTAAAGCTGTGATTTCTTTCCGAAAAAACCCctcttcaattctaccaaatctctatcactttcttctattccttacttttgaattcaaaaatggcgaaaacatcgcaaaccattcctcagaaagagaaggcttcatcttcacagtgtgtCGCCGATGAGGCACCGGCagaaccacggcctgaggagtgtgttTCCGGGGCGTGCGTCCTTACTTCAGATTTTAAGGTTgataaaggttcatcggtccctggccggtgtgagccggtatcgaggtacatgtgttaGATAACCGAGAAGCACCTCGATCAGTTAAAGAAGGATTGCAATTGGGGTGAAAAAGAAGTAATAATACCTACCCTtgacgaagatatcacttcttacgtgaaagggtttttgaacatatatacttaccctttcactttgggtCCCCTCGATTCCGTCATTATTGACTTCTGTCGACAATATcaggtaaccctaggccaggtccatccttctttgtggcggatcgttatcctgatccgatattttgtgtgcaaaatcgaggggatgtcgttcaccctcgatcatcttatccgACTGTACCGTTCCCGAcattttcgaggagggttaataaaactccagcgtcgggctaccaaggctctgttctcgagtattgatGAGGACATggaccggggttggatgggcaggttcgttcgagtaaggacttcggacctgatcccgactgaaaagatgccctttcccgaggagtggaatatgaaacgtaagtgtgatcttgctgttgcttctattttgttcttcCATTTATTCTCTTATCGACACTCCTCCTTTTGTGatgtagcggttccctggatgcccggagcgGTTCCCGATCTCAAAAACTGGGTACGGGCtcttgtttcgacctccacatacgccgagtgctcatggcgtgatttgtcaaagggtcggtgggaggccaaaaatcatggtaagctcATTTCTCGGACTCTGATGATCCGAACGAGGCGTTTctcaatatattttttataaggattcccatatgcaggtttgggtaaaGACGCGGTCTTGAGGCCTCTATACAATGAGGAGGATGTTTCGacctctgtcccaaagccggtgaagaaaaataaaaggaagagagcCTCGGTTCCCGAatatccaaaaccgaagaagaggacggctcgtaagctaaacaagaatgtcattcctttgaccgtggaATCTGTTTTGCGTCTaaggatgaagatgaagaagaagaagaagaggacaaTGAGTCCGCGTTGGCAGTCCGAACGAAGAGAGCCACCGATGCCTCGTCGCCGGCTGGATCAATGATGCTCTatgaggctccgcctcgaactgaagATATATTGGAGAAAGATTCAGGTAGAGTCCCCGAACTATCGGATGTCGAAGACGCCTCTCATCGGAGTCAACCGGCAGGGGTTACAATCTAAGAGCCCCTCGAACCCCTCTGAGCCGAGGGGAACGCTCCAAGCGAGTCATTTGGGATAGCAGCGATCGAGGATTCGCCTACCTTTCCCACTTTTTCcgcaggggtgattcgggaagctcaaGCTCTGGGAGCCCTCGATCTAGACAGGCCTCACGATGAAGAAGATCCGTTTCGTGACCTGTTTACTGGTATCGAGGACGTTGCCGGTGCCGGTGATGAATCGGATCTTTTTCGTGGATTgcggcaggctttgaatcagTTGAGCCTTTAAAAAATTTTTGTCGGTACTGTCTTTATGTTCGTTTTTCGTTAACTTCgcttcttgtttctttgtaggcTGCGGCAATCCATCGAGAACAATGTTCTCATTCCCAGAATGAGTTGCATCGATACGCGGCCGACCTATACCGCGCTACTGACGAGATGAACTCCCTTAGACTTTTCTTAGGGCAGAGagaggaggaaataaaagacctccgagctgagctggccaaggcttatcgagatcagaatgatttgtctgagcaggtaatgatgcttttgaaagcctatgggcttgataccggaacgatagctaacatttcggtctcacagctgcagcaaaaaatcgagatgatcggaaagcttcgtgaggaggtcgacgtgATAAGGATGGAGTCCttgcggtggaaagaaggtatagaccgctttgctgcagaaaaagagactgctcgagcccagttatcatcgtgtgaaacccaacttcagaaaatgaaggaaaaaggcctggttcaagcaagaagaattgaggagcttgaggctcggttggcctctgtagTCGCCAAGTCCTAATCCGATgctgaaaaggcaaaggccgatgcagatgcgctcgtggccgtctatcgggccgatgctgaagctgcccaagtccaggcaagagaggcagccgaatcTGCCGATAGTCGAGtgcattgggttgccgaacttacTAAGTGTCGATCTagaagggaaactctcgaggagattcatgctcgcaccttcgatctctcggaagagataaaaagggcaaaAGAACTCGAAGCTAATGCTGAAGCTTTGGTTTCTAATGGTGATGACGACGACGATGGGAGCAAGAGCGGATCCGAAAATGGGGGGGAACCTGATAAAGAAGAGACCGCTCCCGGTCGAGAAATTTAGTTCTTagtttttacgttgtaatcaCCCATGCAGATAAATTTGTGTATAGGCATATCTTCCCTTTcgccgacttgcttctgtttttgTTTCCTGTCTTGCGAGGACTTTATTCGCCTTATGAATGTTTCCACAATGTtttaaacaacttaatcaaatttggaccTCGTAGTCTCTGTAACCGAGCGAGCGTTTACTCAAACTTGGGGCAATGTAGCCCTTTAGGCTTATTAGCTGTCAATGATTCGATCTTGAAGAAATATAGCCCATGGGCGTGATGGTCgagcgagtgtttgctcgaactcgaaaatgtagtccgtaggcttagtcgagtgaatgattcgaactcgaattaatgtaacttgtaggcttaatggtcgagtgagtgtttgctcgaactcgaaataaaaatggcccgtaggcttggtcgagtgaatgattcgaactcgaattaatgtagcccgtaggcttaatggtcgagtgagtgtttgctcgaactcgaaattaaacatagcccataggcttggtcgagtgaatgattcgaactcgagataacagtagcccgtaggcttaatagtcgagtgagtgtttgctcgaactcaaaataaaaatagcccgtaggcttagtcgagtgaatgattcgaactcgaagtagtgtagctcgtaggcttaatggtcgagtgagtgtttactcgaactcaaaataaaaatagcccataggcttggtcgagtgaatgattcgaactcgaagtaatgtagctcgtgggcgtaatggtcgagcgaatgtttgctcgaactcgaaataaaaattgcccgtaggcttggtcgagtgaatgattcgaactcgaagtaatgtagcccgtaggcttaatggtcgaattgtatcttaattctgattgcacaataaatctcaaaatagaggaattttcattggatataagatgccgataaaaaagagaactttcttcgcacgttattacacgcctgggttcgggccaatctatatgagcatggttcgcttcgaccatttggctcttatagTTTTTCCTATTGGGACCCTGTTGctgtgaaataactttcttgcaggACCTCGGATATTGTCATAAATGTTGCATGACCAAtggttgtctcattaaaaaccttgccgaaaaacccatttgggataaaaccggtctaagggaaaaagagtgcaacgcgtgctttctaGCGAGAGATTCGtcccttgttcggacttctgcaggggtcagtttcgagatataaacgaatatggaaaggttgtgccttagcagtagtaccattttagatgtgatacattccagctgcttgatagctgtttgccgtttataacgcCGATCCTGTACGACCCCTTTCCGATGTCCTCGAGTACCttatatggtccttcccaattcggtcctagcttcccttcattcggatttcgggtattgatggtaatttttctcaacactaagtccccaggcttgaaatggcggagcttggttcttcgattataatatctttcgattcgctgcttttgggcggccattcagacaagagcagcttctcgtctttcgtccgatagttcgaggcttgtattcatagcctcgttatttgattcttccatcgcgaATCGAAATCTGGCATTGGATTTACCAacctcgactggtatcaatgcttcggatccatatactaaggagaacggggtcgcccccgtactggattttgacgttgtccgatatgcccaaaggacttcaggcaggatttctctccatctccctttagcgtcgttcaacctcttctttaagttttgaatgacagttttgttgttgattcggcctgcccattcccactggggtggtatggcatCGACagtatccttcttatcttgtagtcttcgaggaatcttgttactttgccGCCAACGAAtcgttttccattgtcacatactatttcggcgggtatcctgaaccggcatatgatatgatcccaaataaagtctataacttctttctctcttattttctcgaacgcctgcgcttcaacccatttagaaaaatagtcagtcataaacaaaatgaatttggctttacctggggtcgatggcagagggccgacgatatctattccccatttcatgaatggccacggggataggactgagtggagttgctctccgggctggtggatcatcggtgcgaacctttgacatttgtcacatttacgaacaaattccttcgtatctttgcccatatcgatccaataataccctgctatgattatttttcggacttatgtatcggctccagagtgattcccgcaagtaccctcATGCACTTCCCGTAGGACGTAATCGACATCCCCTGGACCCAAGCATACCACCAACGGTCCATCAAACGTTCTTCGGTACCGCATTTCGTCTGAAGCCAACGTGAATCAAGTAGCTTTGGTCTGTAGGGttctggaatctttagggtccgatgggagtttttcgcttttcaagtattcaatatacttgtttctctaaTCCCatgttaagcttgtagaatttatttcggcgtgaccttcttcgattaccgatctcgaaagttgaacaacattccccgAGCCCATATCATCTACCTCGATCGACGACCCCAAATTCGCAAGTGcgtcggcctcattattctgttcccgtggtacatgccgtaaagtccattgtttgaaatggcgcaaagtgataagcagtttatctaaatacctttgcattctaccttctctaacttcgaaggttttgtttacttgactcaccaccagcaaggagtcgcagttggcttcaatgacttctgctcccaagtttctagctagctcgagacctataatcatggcttcatactcggcctcgttgttagtcaacctgatagttttaatagattgcctaatagtgctacccgtgggtggtttcaaaactatgcccagccTGGACCCTTTTACATTCGAAGCCCCGTCcataaaaaggatccatacccctgatgatgtacctgatttcaacagttctttttcgacttcgggtacgagggctgatgtgaaatcggccacgaagtctgctaaaatttgagacttgatggccgtgcggggttgatattcaatatcatacccactgagttCAACGGCCCATTTAGCCAGTCGGCCTGATAACTcaggtttgtgcaaaatattacgaagcgggtaagtggacaatacacatatgggatgacattgaaagtacggccttaactttcttgaggcgcttattagtgcaagtgccaatttttctaggagcggatatctagtttccgcctctcctaaggttcgactcgtataataaacggggaattgtgtaccttgctcttctcgaactaggacaccgcttacggtGACTTCCGATactaccaagtacaaacaaagtttctcgtctgtttttggagtgtgaagtagtggtgcgcttgatagatatcgctttagttcttctaatgcttgttggcactccggggtccaagaaaaatcgttcttctttttgagtaaagagaaaaaTTTATGACTTCGATCAGATGATCTTGAGATGAACCGGCTTAAGGAGGCAATCTgacccgttagcctttgtacggccttcacgctgtcttcaatggccttgattttatcggggttaatctctatcccccgatgtgacaccatgaagccgaggaacttgcccgaaccgacccctaaagcacatttctcggggttgaggttcatgttgtattttcttaaaatatcgaacgtttcctgcaaatgaattaaatggtcctctgcgcgcagggacttaactaacatatcattaatataaacttccattgattttcctatttgttcttcgaacattttatttactaggcgttggtaagtagcccctgcgttttttagcccgaagggcatgacattataacaatacgttccatatttggtgacaaatgaagtcttttcctggtcctccgggttcatctggatttgattatacccagaataggcatcgaaaAAAGTGAGGATCtagtggccggccgtggcatcgatcatgcaatcgatattgggcagcggaaaggaatctttggggcatgctttgttcaaatccttatagtccatgcatattctaagtttgtctccttttttagggactacaactacgttggctaaccattcgggatatttcacctcccgaatggaccttactttgagaagcttggttacctcgtcctttatgaatgtgtgctttctatcggactggggtcttctcttttgcttcaccggtctgaacctggggtccaaacttagctgatgcgtcgttatgtccggcaggatccctgttatatctaaatgggaccaggcaaaacaatcgatgttatcgataagaaattgaacgagtttcttcctgagttcagggctcaaccccgttcccaagtata
Proteins encoded in this window:
- the LOC107828567 gene encoding large ribosomal subunit protein uL4c-like; the protein is MAASFSFFSSSIFLSYPNIQSSKHLLFRSPKQHSVAATATIRSEVATIPILSFDGAKVGSTNLNLKSAPLDTARAVVHRGLTTDLRNQRRGTASTLTRSEVRGGGIKPYPQKKTGRARRGSNRTPLRPGGGVVFGPKPKDWSVKINKKEKRLAISTALSSASENTIVVEEFNDKFEKPKTKEFIDLMRRWGLNPKEKSLFLMTEVSDNVILSSRNIGTLKMLTPRTLNLFDILDSEKLVLTKSAVDFLNARYGDENEWEDEEEDDQEDNDGGEAEESAESSE